From the genome of Geobacter sp. SVR, one region includes:
- a CDS encoding LysR substrate-binding domain-containing protein, with the protein MRFDLTDLRLFLHVVEAGSITAGADRAHLALASASARIRGMEDELGAPLFERVRHGIEPTPLGEALVHHARTILGHVADMRGALGQCARGLQVKVRLLCNTAALTEFLPDLLGPFLARHPHVDVELQESSSAEIVRRVAAGTADIGVAADSVDNGCLETRPFRIDQLVTVVPDRHPLAGGESVGFSDLLRYPFVGLTKGSALQDHLDSHAERLGTRIGYRVRVHDFTAVCRLVEEEAGIAIVPETSALRCGRSMAIRHIPLADVWARRQLTLCARDFAALPLHTRHLLDALSD; encoded by the coding sequence ATGCGTTTCGACCTGACTGACCTGCGGCTATTCCTTCATGTGGTGGAGGCCGGCAGCATCACCGCCGGCGCCGACCGGGCTCACTTGGCCCTGGCTTCGGCCAGCGCCCGCATCCGCGGCATGGAAGATGAGCTGGGAGCGCCGCTGTTCGAGCGGGTGCGCCACGGCATCGAGCCCACCCCCCTTGGTGAAGCCCTGGTCCACCACGCCCGGACGATCCTGGGCCACGTGGCCGACATGCGGGGTGCCCTTGGCCAATGTGCGCGAGGTTTGCAGGTGAAGGTACGGCTTTTGTGCAATACGGCGGCCTTGACGGAATTCCTGCCGGATCTGCTCGGGCCGTTCCTGGCCCGGCATCCCCATGTCGACGTGGAGCTCCAGGAATCCTCCAGTGCCGAGATCGTCCGCCGGGTGGCGGCAGGTACGGCGGACATCGGGGTGGCAGCAGATTCCGTCGATAATGGCTGTCTCGAAACCAGGCCGTTCCGCATCGATCAACTGGTGACTGTCGTCCCCGACCGCCATCCTCTAGCCGGCGGGGAATCCGTCGGTTTCAGCGATCTGCTCCGCTATCCGTTTGTGGGGCTCACCAAGGGAAGTGCCCTGCAGGACCACCTGGACAGTCATGCGGAGCGTCTGGGCACCCGTATCGGCTACAGGGTCCGGGTGCATGACTTTACGGCGGTCTGCCGTCTGGTGGAGGAGGAGGCCGGTATTGCCATAGTCCCGGAGACCTCTGCACTGCGCTGCGGCCGCAGCATGGCGATACGCCATATTCCCCTTGCCGATGTCTGGGCACGGCGGCAGTTGACGCTCTGCGCACGGGATTTTGCGGCGCTTCCGCTCCATACCCGACACCTGCTCGACGCCTTGTCGGACTGA
- a CDS encoding DUF2461 domain-containing protein has translation MSTTFTGFSPHSLAFFEELAANNAKPWFEAHRDEYEEFLLEPLKALVNDLAGPMLAIDPGLITIPAVDRTISRIYRDTRFSRNKSPYKTCLWITFKRPSPDWKTAPCFFFEIRAEGYRYGMGFYSATRETMDTLRHFIETEPDRFREEVGWLGGQELFTVAGECYKRPLNATLPDDLQEWHRRKNLFLVCNRQPDGRLFTRGIVEDLQTGFERLAPLYHLLWRLRG, from the coding sequence ATGAGTACAACATTCACCGGTTTTTCACCCCACTCACTGGCGTTCTTCGAGGAACTGGCCGCCAATAACGCCAAGCCGTGGTTCGAGGCCCATCGGGATGAGTACGAGGAATTCCTGCTGGAGCCGCTCAAGGCCCTGGTCAACGACCTGGCCGGGCCAATGCTGGCCATCGACCCCGGACTGATCACCATCCCGGCGGTGGACCGGACCATCTCCCGCATCTACCGCGACACCCGCTTTTCCCGCAACAAATCACCCTACAAAACCTGCCTCTGGATAACCTTCAAGCGTCCCAGTCCGGACTGGAAAACAGCACCCTGCTTTTTCTTCGAGATCAGGGCCGAGGGCTATCGCTACGGCATGGGGTTCTACAGTGCCACGCGGGAAACCATGGACACTCTGCGGCATTTCATCGAAACCGAGCCGGACCGATTCCGGGAGGAGGTGGGGTGGCTGGGCGGACAGGAATTATTCACGGTTGCGGGGGAGTGCTACAAGCGCCCCCTGAACGCCACTCTGCCCGACGATCTGCAGGAGTGGCACCGTCGCAAGAACCTGTTTCTGGTCTGCAACCGCCAGCCTGATGGCCGGCTCTTTACGCGGGGGATTGTGGAGGACCTGCAGACGGGATTCGAGCGGCTGGCGCCACTGTACCACCTGCTGTGGCGGCTGCGGGGATAA
- a CDS encoding DNA alkylation repair protein: MTSTEIITRLHSLANPANVTGMARYGIATHATLGINIPVLRGIAKTHRRDHRLARELWRSGIHEARILASLVDDPRQVTVEQMEEWVEDLDSWDVCDQCCGNLFGRTPFAWDKAEQWSGRSGEFVKRAGFVLMARLAVQEKKAPAERFHPFLALIRHEAADGRNFVKKGINWALREIGKRKDIQAALATARELAGMDSPSARWIGRDALREFDRLGLGSPVLPQT; this comes from the coding sequence ATGACCAGCACTGAAATCATCACCCGTCTCCACAGCCTGGCAAACCCGGCCAACGTGACCGGCATGGCCCGCTACGGCATCGCCACCCACGCCACTCTGGGGATCAACATCCCCGTGCTGCGCGGGATTGCCAAGACCCATCGCCGCGACCACCGTCTCGCCCGTGAGCTGTGGCGCAGCGGCATTCACGAAGCCCGTATCCTGGCTTCGCTGGTGGATGATCCGAGACAGGTAACCGTGGAGCAGATGGAGGAGTGGGTGGAGGATCTGGATTCATGGGACGTGTGCGACCAGTGCTGCGGCAATCTGTTCGGCCGCACCCCCTTTGCCTGGGACAAGGCCGAACAATGGAGTGGCAGGAGCGGGGAGTTCGTCAAGCGGGCCGGGTTCGTGCTAATGGCCCGTCTGGCGGTGCAAGAGAAGAAAGCCCCTGCGGAGCGGTTCCACCCCTTTCTCGCGCTGATCCGGCACGAGGCCGCCGATGGAAGGAATTTCGTCAAAAAGGGGATCAACTGGGCCTTGCGGGAGATCGGCAAACGCAAGGATATACAGGCTGCACTGGCAACGGCGCGGGAATTGGCCGGAATGGACAGCCCCTCTGCCCGCTGGATCGGCAGGGATGCCCTGCGGGAGTTCGACCGATTGGGGCTTGGTTCCCCGGTTTTACCTCAAACATGA
- a CDS encoding helix-turn-helix transcriptional regulator: MKPLYHPSINDVTVEGLLHALSDPVRVQIYVEIARSECPKTCSNFLQLDNRTLPKSTLSQHFRILREAGLIRSERKGVEMHNTTRCQELKERFGDMVGAIIAAYREQFARTQAGSTQP; encoded by the coding sequence ATGAAACCGCTGTATCATCCATCAATTAACGACGTTACGGTCGAGGGCCTGCTGCATGCCCTCTCCGATCCGGTACGGGTCCAGATTTATGTGGAAATAGCCCGTTCCGAATGCCCGAAGACCTGCTCGAACTTTCTCCAGCTCGATAACCGCACCCTGCCGAAATCGACCCTCTCTCAGCATTTCAGGATCCTGCGTGAGGCCGGGCTGATCCGCAGCGAACGCAAGGGGGTCGAGATGCACAACACGACTCGCTGCCAGGAGCTCAAGGAGCGCTTCGGCGACATGGTAGGCGCCATCATTGCCGCCTACCGGGAGCAGTTCGCACGGACGCAGGCCGGTTCGACACAGCCATAA
- a CDS encoding aldo/keto reductase, whose amino-acid sequence MEYRFLGGSGLKVSALSLGTGTFGGSNEFFKAWGGSDVKEATRMVDMAHEAGINLLDTADIYSDGLSEEIVGETVRGRRGKFLISTKATFRLGSGPNDVGSSRYHLLASCEASLRRLKTDYIDIYHLHGFDAQTPLEETLSTLDTLVTSGKVRYIACSNFSGWHLMKSLALAERYGWTRYVAHQVYYSLVGREYEWELMPLGLDQKVGALVWSPLGWGRLTGKIRRGQPLPEQSRLPVTSALGPPVVDEYLYTVVDALDEVAAETGRTIPQVALNWLLQRPTVSSIIIGARNEEQLRQNLGATGWNLTAEQVARLDEASRTTLTYPYWHQRQFERNPFPVSQA is encoded by the coding sequence ATGGAATATCGCTTTTTGGGAGGTTCGGGCCTGAAGGTGTCCGCCCTCAGCCTGGGTACGGGAACGTTCGGCGGCAGCAACGAGTTTTTCAAGGCATGGGGAGGCAGCGATGTAAAAGAAGCGACCCGCATGGTGGATATGGCCCATGAAGCGGGGATCAATCTTTTGGATACGGCCGACATCTATTCGGACGGCCTGTCCGAGGAGATTGTCGGCGAAACCGTGCGCGGCCGCCGGGGCAAATTCCTGATCTCCACCAAGGCCACCTTCCGGCTGGGAAGCGGGCCCAATGACGTGGGATCATCGCGCTATCACCTGCTGGCATCCTGCGAAGCCAGCCTCAGACGCCTGAAAACCGACTACATCGATATCTACCACCTGCATGGCTTCGATGCCCAGACACCGCTGGAAGAGACCCTGAGCACCCTCGATACCCTGGTCACATCCGGCAAGGTCCGCTATATCGCCTGCTCCAACTTCTCCGGCTGGCACCTGATGAAGTCGCTCGCCCTGGCGGAACGCTACGGCTGGACGCGCTACGTGGCCCACCAGGTCTACTACTCGCTGGTGGGCCGGGAATATGAGTGGGAGTTGATGCCCCTGGGGCTCGATCAGAAGGTCGGCGCCCTGGTCTGGAGCCCCCTGGGATGGGGCCGTTTGACCGGCAAGATCCGCAGAGGCCAGCCGCTGCCCGAGCAAAGCCGTTTGCCCGTGACCAGTGCCCTGGGTCCCCCCGTGGTCGACGAGTATCTGTACACGGTAGTCGATGCCCTGGACGAGGTGGCGGCGGAGACGGGCAGGACCATTCCCCAGGTTGCCCTGAACTGGCTCCTGCAGAGGCCGACCGTTTCCAGCATCATCATCGGCGCCCGAAACGAGGAACAACTGCGCCAGAATCTGGGTGCCACGGGGTGGAACCTGACGGCGGAGCAGGTGGCGCGCCTGGACGAGGCCAGCCGCACAACCCTGACATATCCCTACTGGCATCAGCGGCAGTTCGAGAGGAACCCATTTCCGGTCAGCCAAGCCTGA
- a CDS encoding nitroreductase family protein, which yields MNKEIMMALVTIDHAACRRDGMCAAVCPMGLFDTDGAGFPVFRTGADQHCIACGHCIAVCPASAARHKALPLEDAPLMGEFPVISVPALHHLVRGRRSVREFRDEPVPEELVREVVETARWAPSAVNRQPVHWLVIRTPSEVRRLAGLAVDYLRQISRQEPRYAPLVDRWEQGKDPILRNAPHLVVVHAPDEWSWSTVDATIALTQFELAAVAGGIGTCWAGLLMRAANGHVPLREALGIPADHSVYGALMFGLPRYRYHRIPPRQAARVTWR from the coding sequence ATGAACAAGGAGATCATGATGGCCCTGGTAACCATTGACCACGCCGCCTGCCGCCGCGACGGCATGTGCGCCGCCGTATGCCCTATGGGGTTGTTCGACACGGATGGCGCAGGTTTTCCCGTTTTCCGTACCGGTGCGGACCAGCACTGCATCGCTTGTGGCCATTGCATCGCAGTCTGCCCCGCGAGCGCGGCCCGGCACAAGGCCCTGCCACTGGAGGATGCACCGCTCATGGGCGAGTTCCCCGTGATTTCCGTGCCGGCCCTGCACCATCTGGTGAGGGGGCGCCGCTCGGTCCGTGAATTCCGGGACGAGCCGGTGCCCGAGGAATTGGTCCGCGAAGTTGTCGAGACGGCCCGCTGGGCGCCGTCAGCCGTGAACCGTCAGCCGGTGCACTGGCTGGTGATCCGGACCCCCTCCGAGGTCAGGCGTCTGGCCGGTCTGGCGGTTGACTACCTGCGTCAGATCAGCAGGCAGGAACCGCGCTATGCGCCGCTCGTCGACCGATGGGAACAGGGCAAGGACCCCATCCTGCGCAACGCCCCTCACCTGGTGGTGGTCCACGCCCCGGACGAGTGGAGCTGGAGTACGGTGGATGCCACCATCGCCTTGACCCAGTTCGAACTGGCGGCCGTTGCTGGCGGCATCGGCACCTGCTGGGCCGGTCTTCTGATGCGGGCCGCCAACGGTCATGTCCCGCTGCGGGAGGCCCTCGGTATCCCCGCGGATCACAGTGTGTACGGCGCTCTGATGTTCGGCCTGCCCCGCTACCGTTACCACCGCATTCCCCCGCGCCAGGCGGCACGGGTCACCTGGAGATAG
- a CDS encoding LysR family transcriptional regulator, protein MNLNLLKIFHTVAERLNFTRAAEELHLTQPGISKHIATLEEHYGVRLFDRLGRRVMLTQAGDILHTATTSIFAQLEQSRSRIDDLKGLTGGKLDIGASVTIAAYIIPGMLTTFRKKAPAVEITVETAFSRHIAERVLDNTLEMGFVGHYTSDPRLEIRSFMKDPMVLVVSPRHPWAQRKSPVRLTELAGQTFLLSKQGSGTWRLVSKHFENAGIVLKHIMELGTTEGVKQGVAADLGISIVSRHVLGAEFSGGMLREIPLAGEGLERELFLVYRKDRYLSQAARAFLELFTLFPELPAREGA, encoded by the coding sequence ATGAACCTGAACCTCTTGAAGATATTTCACACCGTGGCCGAGCGGCTGAACTTTACCCGTGCCGCCGAGGAACTGCACCTGACCCAGCCGGGCATCAGCAAGCACATTGCCACACTGGAGGAGCATTACGGGGTGCGGCTGTTCGACCGGTTGGGCAGGAGAGTCATGCTTACCCAGGCAGGAGATATCCTGCACACGGCAACGACCTCGATCTTCGCTCAATTGGAGCAATCCCGGTCGCGCATCGATGACTTGAAAGGTCTCACAGGCGGAAAACTGGACATCGGGGCCAGCGTCACCATTGCGGCCTACATCATCCCGGGTATGCTGACTACATTTAGAAAGAAAGCACCTGCCGTCGAGATAACCGTTGAAACCGCCTTCAGTCGCCATATAGCGGAAAGGGTGCTGGACAACACCCTCGAGATGGGTTTCGTCGGCCATTATACTTCTGACCCCAGACTGGAGATCCGGTCCTTTATGAAGGATCCCATGGTGCTGGTCGTGTCGCCGCGACATCCCTGGGCACAGCGCAAATCACCGGTACGGTTGACGGAGCTCGCCGGTCAGACGTTTCTGCTGTCGAAACAGGGCTCCGGTACCTGGCGACTCGTGTCGAAACATTTTGAAAACGCGGGAATTGTGTTGAAGCACATCATGGAGCTGGGCACGACCGAGGGGGTAAAACAGGGAGTGGCGGCAGATCTGGGCATTTCGATAGTGTCACGGCATGTACTGGGGGCGGAGTTCTCCGGCGGCATGTTGAGGGAAATCCCGCTGGCGGGCGAAGGATTGGAACGGGAGCTGTTCCTGGTATATCGCAAGGACCGGTATCTGTCCCAAGCGGCACGGGCCTTTCTTGAGCTTTTCACGTTATTTCCAGAGCTACCGGCCAGGGAGGGTGCGTAG
- a CDS encoding LysE family translocator, producing the protein MKLYPVYFALAAFTVFSPGPGVLMTLTNSLCYGLKGAFGGILGISCGALAVAGISATGLGVVLAGSDLAFTITKYIGAAYLVYLGIRLWRSPAFIFREQAVHEAGFRRNFIKGMLLQFTNPKAIFFFLSVLPQFIDRDMNFTLQFTLMAATYGVLIIVIHSLYALGAQQTRVWLTSEAGGRAINRLGGALFLCFGLLLAVAGR; encoded by the coding sequence ATGAAGCTTTATCCGGTCTATTTTGCTCTGGCGGCGTTCACGGTGTTCAGCCCCGGTCCCGGCGTCCTCATGACGCTCACGAACTCGTTGTGCTACGGTCTTAAGGGGGCATTCGGTGGGATTTTGGGGATATCCTGCGGGGCATTGGCGGTTGCCGGCATCTCCGCCACGGGCCTTGGTGTCGTGCTGGCCGGCTCCGACCTGGCCTTCACGATAACGAAATACATCGGGGCAGCCTATCTGGTCTATCTCGGCATCAGGCTCTGGCGGTCTCCTGCGTTCATATTCAGGGAGCAGGCAGTGCACGAGGCCGGTTTCAGACGGAATTTTATCAAAGGGATGCTGCTGCAGTTTACCAACCCAAAGGCGATCTTCTTTTTCCTCTCGGTACTTCCCCAGTTTATCGACCGCGACATGAACTTTACCCTCCAATTCACGCTCATGGCCGCGACATACGGTGTGCTGATCATCGTCATCCACAGCCTGTACGCCCTGGGTGCTCAGCAAACGCGGGTGTGGCTCACTTCGGAGGCTGGTGGGCGCGCCATCAACAGGCTGGGGGGCGCATTGTTCCTGTGTTTCGGCCTGCTCCTTGCCGTGGCCGGCAGATAG